The Deinococcus yavapaiensis KR-236 DNA segment CGTTCTTCACGACGAAGGGCGTCGGGGAGGGCACGGGGTTGGGACTCGACCTCGTGAACCGCGTCGTGACGCGTCAGCACGGCGGAACGGTGCGCGTCTTCTCGCGTCCGGGCCGCACGGAGTTCCTCGTGACGCTCCCGACGACTACAGTGAGAGCATGACTGCCTCTTCGAACGTGTCGGCTCCGAAGCCCGTGCTGCTTGTCGTGGACGACGACGCGGAAGTGCTGCGCGCCGTCGCTCGGGACCTCAGGCGACGCTACAGCGGCGAGTACCGCGTCTTGCGCGCCGAATCGGCCGAGGAAGCCTTGGCGGCCTTGCAGGAGGTGCGCGAACGCGGCGACCCCGTGGCGCTCTTGCTGTCGGATCAGCGCATGCCGACCATGGACGGCGTGGCCTTCCTCGGCCGCGCGAGCCTCTTGTTCCCGAGCGCGAAGCGCGCGCTCCTGACGGCGTACGCGGACACGGACGCGGCCATTCGCGCGATCAACGAGTCGCGCGTGCATTACTACCTCACGAAGCCGTGGGATCCGCCCGAAGAGAACCTCTTTCCGATCGTGGACGACCTTCTCGCCGATTGGCGCGGCGACTACAAGCCGGGATTCGGCGGCGTGAAGATCGTCGGGGATCGCTGGTCGCCGAAATCGCACGAGTTGCGTGACTTTTTGGCGCGAAACGGCGTCCCGTACACCTTCTACGACCTCGAAGGCGACGCGCAGGCCGCCGAGCTTCGTCAAGACGACGAGGGCCTTCCGGTCGTGATCTTGCCCGAAGGCGAGCGCCTCGCGAGCCCGAGCGTCTCGGACGTCGCGCACGCCATCGGCCTCAAGGGCACGGCGTCGCGGCCCTTCTACGATCTGGCGATCGTCGGAGGAGGACCCGCCGGACTCGCCGCAGCGGTGTACGGAGCTTCCGAGGGCTTGTCGACCGTCTTGATCGAACGCGAAGCGCCGGGCGGTCAGGCAGGCACGTCCAGCCGCATCGAGAATTACCTCGGCTTTCCCTCGGGCCTCTCGGGCGGCGACCTCGCGCGGCGCGCCGTCACGCAAGCGCAGCGGTTCGGCGTGGAGATCCTCACGCCGAGGGACGTCACGAGCATGCGGGCCGAAGGGCCGTACAAGTACCTCACGTTGGAGGACGGCTCGGAGATCGGCGCGCACGGCGTCGTCATCGCGACGGGCGTGAGTTGGCAAAAGATTCCGGCGCGCGGCGCGGACACCTTGACGGGACGCGGCGTGTACTACGGCGCGTCGCGCGTCGAAGCGATCGGATGCGGAGGGGAGGACGTGTTCATCGTCGGGGCGGGCAACTCGGCGGGGCAGGCGGCCTTGTACTTCTCACAGTTCGCCGCGAGCGTCGTGATGCTCGTGCGCGGCGAGAGCTTGGAGTCGAAGATGAGCATGTACCTCGTGGAGCGCATTCGCGAAGCGCCGAACATCGAGGTGCTGACGAAGCACGAGGTCGTCGCGTGCGAAGGCGAGGAGCGCCTCGAAGGATTGGAGATCAAGAACGCCGCGACGGGCGAGACGTTCCGGCGTCCCGCCAGCTATCTCTTCTCGTTCATCGGCGCCGCGCCGCGCACGGAGTGGCTCGGCGACGCCTTCGCGCGTGACAAGCGCGGTTACCTCCTCGTCGGAGACGCCCTCACGAGCGAGCACCTCGGAGCGTGGCCCTTGCCGAGGCGTCCGTTTCCGCTCGAGACGAACGTGCCCGGCGTGTTCGCCGTCGGCGACGTTCGCGCCGATTCCGTCAAGCGTGTGGCGTCGGCCGTGGGCGAGGGTTCCGTGACGGTGTCGTTCGTGCACCAGCATCTGGCGAGTTTGTGAATCGTTGACGCCACGCTCCCGGCTTCTTCCTCGCCGGGAGCGTGGCGTTTGCCCGTGCTAACCTCTCCCCCGTGGCCGACGTCTCTCCTTCCGATTCGGCGCCTTCGGGCCGCACGCGCGAACTGCTGACCTTGGCCGGGCCCTTGATGTTCTCGAATCTCGCGTACACCGCCGTCGGCTTCACGGACACCTTGATCGTGGGTCGCATCGGCGTCGCGGAAGTGGGCGCGGTGGGCTTCGCGGGCATCGTGCTTCTGACGATCCTGCTGTTGTTTCGGGGCAGCCTCAACACGGCGGCGACGTTCGTGGCGCGGGCGCTCGGATCGGGAGACCGCCCCGGGGTGCGCCGCTGGGCGGGCGTGTTCTTGACGTTGTCGCTGATCGGAGTTCCGCTGGCGTTCGCGGGACCGTGGATCGTGGACGTGGCCTTCGCGCTTTTGCAGCCCGACCCGGTCGTGGCGCGCATCGCGCGGGCGTACGCGCACGTCCGCATCTTCGAGACGCCGTTCGTGCTGATCGGAACGGTGAGCTTGTCGATCATGGTGGGGCTGGGCAATACGCGCACGCCGATGGTGCTCGCGTGGCTCGTGATGATCCTCAACGCGGTCCTGGCGTCGCTGTTCGTGTTCGTCTTCGGCTGGGGAGTGCGGGGCGCGGCGTGGGCGGCCCTCGTCGCGGTGATCGTGCAGCAGATTCTGGCGTTCGCGCTGCTGCATCGTCTGCACGGCGGGCTGTTCGGCGGCTTTCCCTTCTTGCGTCCGAGGCGCGCGGAGATGGCGAGTTTCGCTCGCGTAAGCTTGCCCGTCGGCGTGACGGAACTCGGCGAGGTGAGCGCCTTCACCGCCTTTCAAGGCGTCATCTCGCGCCTCGGGGCGACGGAGCTCGCCGCGTCCCAGATTGCCAATCAGCTCGCGAGCCTCGGTTTTCTGCCCGCGTTCGCTCTGTCGGCGGCGACGGGCAGTCTCGTGTCGCGCGCCCTCGGAGCGCGCCGGACGGACGTCGCGGCGAAGGTCGGCTGGCGCGGCGCGGGCATCGCGGCGGCCTTCATGAGCGTGCTCGGCGCGCTGTTCCTGCTTTTCCCGAGGCAACTGCTCGGCGTGTTCAACGGGGACGCGGGCGTGTTGCGCCTCGGCGTGCCGATTCTGGCGGTGATGGCGGCGTACCAAATTCTCGACGGCGTCGCGATCGTGCTCGGCGGAGCGTTGGGCGGGGCGGGCGACACTCGCTTCCGCCTCGTCGTGACGATGACGGGCAGTTGGATCGTGATGGTCCTCGGATCGGTGTTCCTCGCCGCGCGCTTCGGCGTGACGGGCGCGTGGGCGGCGGCGTTGCTGTACATGATCGTCGCGGCCCTGGCGTACGTGTGGCGCTTTCGCAGCGGACGTTGGCAAGGGCGGACGCTGTGATCCGGAAGTGCCCGGGTGTAAAAGAATTGTAAGAAAAGCGAAAGAACGGCGGGCGTACATTCTCACTCGAAGTCATCTTCTCGGAGGACGTATGCAACGCACATCCCTTCTTCTCGCCCTGACCCTCGGGGCGCTCGTTTCCTCTGCCTCGGCCGCCAAGCTCACCATTTGGACGCAGTACGAAGGTCCGGAGCTCGCGTGGCTGAAGTACCAAGCATCGAAGTACGCGTCGGAATCCGGCAAGACGGTGGACATCGTCAGCGTGAAGAACGACGATCTGCGCACGCGTCTGCTCGCCGAAGGCCCGAAGGGCAAAGGCCCCGACCTCATCGTGAGCCAACCGCACGACCGCATCGGCGAGTTCGCCGCCGCCGGCGTCATCGCGCCCGTCGATCAGTTCGTCCTGGCCAAGGCCGACCTTTCCGAAGTCGCCTTGGAGGCGATGACGTACCAAGGCAAACTGTACGGCCTGCCGATGTCCGCCGAGGCGGTCGCGGTCGTGTACAACAAAAAGCTCGTCGCGAGCGTTCCCACGCTGTGGAGCACGTTCGTCAGCACCGCCAAGCGCCTCACGAAGAACGGTTCGTACGGCTTCGCGTACGACGTCGCCAACGCTTACATGGGCTATGGACTCGTGAGCGCGTACGGCGGGTACATCTTCAAGAACAAGGCGGGCACGCTCGACACCAAGGACCTCGGAATCGGCAACGCGGGCGCCGTTCAAGCCGCGCGCCTCATCAACGACTTGCGCTTCAAGTACGGCCTCGTTCCGGCGAGCCTCAAGCCTGACGTCATGAAGAAGGCCTTCCTGGACGGCAAGCTCGCGATGTACCTCACGGGCCCGTGGGACATGGGCGACATCAAGAAGGCGGGCATCGACTACGGCATCGCGCCCATGCCGACCCCCCCGAGCGCCAAGAACCCCTGGCAGCCCTTCGTGGGCGTGCAAGGCGTGCTGCTCAGCGCGTACAGCAAGGACAAGGCGGGCGCCGTGCAACTCGCGTGGAAGCTCGTGTGGGGCGACGCGCAAGTGCAGTTCAACAAGGCAGGAGGGCGCATTCCCGTCTCGAAGTTCGCCCTCGCGCGCCTCAAGGACGACGCGGTCGTGAGCGGTTTCGGTGCGAGCATCGCGCGCGGCGTTCCCATGCCCAACGTGCGCGAGATGGGCGCCGTGTGGGGCCCTTGGACGACGGCCTTCACGGACAGCACCGCCAAGGCCAGCCCGAACTTCCAAGCGATCTTCGCCAAGGCCGTCTCGGACGTCAAGAAGAACATCAAGTAAGACCCGCACCTCGAGCGCCCTCTCTGCCCTCTCCCCTTTGGTCGAGAGGGCGCTTCACTTTCCGTGAGGCACGGCGCTCAGCGCAAGTTGACCGAGCGCGCCCAGTTCAGGACGGCCGCGTTGAAGGCCGCCGCCTGCTCGGAGTTCACGGCGTGCGCCGCGTTGGGAATGACCACGAGGCGCGAACCCTTGATTTGCTGCTGAAGCTTCACGGAAAGCACGACCGGGTACACGGTGTCTTCCTGTCCCACGACGATGAGGGTCGGGACGCTCACGGTGCGCGCCACGGGCAGGAGGTCACCCCGCCCGGCGAGGGCCTGCGCGCCTTGCTGCACGGCGGGCAGCGACGCCTGCTTGATGAGTCCCTCGACGAACAAGCGCTCCTGCTGGCGGTTCATGCGCGTGCGGCCCGTGATCATGTCCTTGACGAGTTCGGGCACGATGGAGTTCACGCCGTTGCGCGTCGCCTGCTCGCTCACGCCGCGCCACACGTATTGCTCGGTGATCGAGGCCGGATTGGCCGTCGTGGCGATCAGCAGCATCCCGAGGAAGCGCTGCGGCGCCGCGCGGTACATCTCCAAGGTGATCTGGCCGCCCATGCTCATCCCACCGATGACGGCCTTGTCGATGCCGAGCTTGTCCATGACGGCGAGCGCGTCGTTCGCGTACGTGCGGACGCTGCCCGGCTGTCCGGGAGTGGTGGTGCTGCGGCCGAAGCCGCGCAAGTCGATGGTGACGACGCGGTAGTACTTCGAAAGCGCGGCGACGTTGTCGTTGAAGTACATGCCGTTGAGGGGAAAGCCGTGAATGAGCAGCATCGGCGTGCCCGACCCTTGCACCTTGTAGTAAACCTGCGCGCCCCCCACGTCCACGAGGCCATCTTGAGGCGCGCTTTGCGCGGCGGCGAGGGAGGCGAGGGACGCGGTGACGACGACGGTGAGCTTTTTGAACATACGACCTCCGGGCAGAGAAACTGCCCTTCCCACTTCACTCGACGAAGTGAAGTCGTACGTGGGAACGTTCAACGTCAAACGTAGAGAATTGATGGAGCGCCACCCTATGAAGACTCGCTCACGAAGGCGCCCGCGCCGAAGCCGAGGGCGCGCAACAAGGCGTCGAACGCCCTCGGCGGCAGGTGGCCGCCCGACGCCGCGTCGTGCCCGTGCCCGAACGTGCCGTTGAACTCGCCGAGGTCCACGGCTTGAAACACTTCGGGCAAGTTCAAGTCCT contains these protein-coding regions:
- a CDS encoding alpha/beta fold hydrolase yields the protein MFKKLTVVVTASLASLAAAQSAPQDGLVDVGGAQVYYKVQGSGTPMLLIHGFPLNGMYFNDNVAALSKYYRVVTIDLRGFGRSTTTPGQPGSVRTYANDALAVMDKLGIDKAVIGGMSMGGQITLEMYRAAPQRFLGMLLIATTANPASITEQYVWRGVSEQATRNGVNSIVPELVKDMITGRTRMNRQQERLFVEGLIKQASLPAVQQGAQALAGRGDLLPVARTVSVPTLIVVGQEDTVYPVVLSVKLQQQIKGSRLVVIPNAAHAVNSEQAAAFNAAVLNWARSVNLR
- a CDS encoding MATE family efflux transporter, whose amino-acid sequence is MADVSPSDSAPSGRTRELLTLAGPLMFSNLAYTAVGFTDTLIVGRIGVAEVGAVGFAGIVLLTILLLFRGSLNTAATFVARALGSGDRPGVRRWAGVFLTLSLIGVPLAFAGPWIVDVAFALLQPDPVVARIARAYAHVRIFETPFVLIGTVSLSIMVGLGNTRTPMVLAWLVMILNAVLASLFVFVFGWGVRGAAWAALVAVIVQQILAFALLHRLHGGLFGGFPFLRPRRAEMASFARVSLPVGVTELGEVSAFTAFQGVISRLGATELAASQIANQLASLGFLPAFALSAATGSLVSRALGARRTDVAAKVGWRGAGIAAAFMSVLGALFLLFPRQLLGVFNGDAGVLRLGVPILAVMAAYQILDGVAIVLGGALGGAGDTRFRLVVTMTGSWIVMVLGSVFLAARFGVTGAWAAALLYMIVAALAYVWRFRSGRWQGRTL
- a CDS encoding maltose ABC transporter substrate-binding protein — protein: MQRTSLLLALTLGALVSSASAAKLTIWTQYEGPELAWLKYQASKYASESGKTVDIVSVKNDDLRTRLLAEGPKGKGPDLIVSQPHDRIGEFAAAGVIAPVDQFVLAKADLSEVALEAMTYQGKLYGLPMSAEAVAVVYNKKLVASVPTLWSTFVSTAKRLTKNGSYGFAYDVANAYMGYGLVSAYGGYIFKNKAGTLDTKDLGIGNAGAVQAARLINDLRFKYGLVPASLKPDVMKKAFLDGKLAMYLTGPWDMGDIKKAGIDYGIAPMPTPPSAKNPWQPFVGVQGVLLSAYSKDKAGAVQLAWKLVWGDAQVQFNKAGGRIPVSKFALARLKDDAVVSGFGASIARGVPMPNVREMGAVWGPWTTAFTDSTAKASPNFQAIFAKAVSDVKKNIK
- a CDS encoding FAD-dependent oxidoreductase; protein product: MTASSNVSAPKPVLLVVDDDAEVLRAVARDLRRRYSGEYRVLRAESAEEALAALQEVRERGDPVALLLSDQRMPTMDGVAFLGRASLLFPSAKRALLTAYADTDAAIRAINESRVHYYLTKPWDPPEENLFPIVDDLLADWRGDYKPGFGGVKIVGDRWSPKSHELRDFLARNGVPYTFYDLEGDAQAAELRQDDEGLPVVILPEGERLASPSVSDVAHAIGLKGTASRPFYDLAIVGGGPAGLAAAVYGASEGLSTVLIEREAPGGQAGTSSRIENYLGFPSGLSGGDLARRAVTQAQRFGVEILTPRDVTSMRAEGPYKYLTLEDGSEIGAHGVVIATGVSWQKIPARGADTLTGRGVYYGASRVEAIGCGGEDVFIVGAGNSAGQAALYFSQFAASVVMLVRGESLESKMSMYLVERIREAPNIEVLTKHEVVACEGEERLEGLEIKNAATGETFRRPASYLFSFIGAAPRTEWLGDAFARDKRGYLLVGDALTSEHLGAWPLPRRPFPLETNVPGVFAVGDVRADSVKRVASAVGEGSVTVSFVHQHLASL